A stretch of Saccharothrix texasensis DNA encodes these proteins:
- a CDS encoding nucleoside deaminase has translation MSLRRAIELAAEARASGNPPFGSLLVGPDGAVLVEERNSSVTDDDITAHPELKLARWAARSLTPEVAAGTTMFTSCQPCGMCVGAIERSGLGRVVFALSTEQLNELKPGGGFAPVPQEGPGLLEEASVPVAGYYR, from the coding sequence ATGAGCTTGCGCAGGGCGATCGAGCTGGCGGCCGAGGCGCGTGCGTCGGGCAACCCGCCGTTCGGCTCGTTGTTGGTGGGGCCGGACGGCGCGGTGTTGGTCGAGGAGCGCAACTCCAGCGTGACGGACGACGACATCACGGCGCACCCGGAGCTGAAGCTGGCCCGGTGGGCGGCGCGGTCGCTCACGCCGGAGGTGGCGGCCGGGACGACCATGTTCACCAGCTGCCAGCCGTGCGGGATGTGCGTCGGCGCGATCGAGCGGTCCGGGCTGGGCCGGGTGGTGTTCGCGCTGTCGACCGAGCAGCTCAACGAGCTGAAGCCGGGTGGCGGCTTCGCCCCCGTGCCGCAGGAGGGGCCGGGGTTGCTGGAGGAGGCGTCCGTCCCGGTGGCGGGTTACTACCGGTAG
- a CDS encoding LLM class flavin-dependent oxidoreductase, which produces MQIGVNVPNFGPGTSPDVLRDWARTVEGLGFDLLMVSDHVAVTPDVAEQYPAPFYEPFTALAWLAGVTSRIRLGTTVLVLPYRHPLLVARMAANVNELSGGRFVLGVGVGWARQEYEALGVPFAQRGRLTDEGLRVVRDAWRDESDYRAGRIPIWVGGHSDAALRRAVRLGDAWHSLRLTPSAYREALERLKVIAEAEGKPLPALTPRVLLHLTPDELGPERRLGEGSVAQVLGDLAELRASGAEAVVLDPFVGDPQETVHPEVAWQALATVRKEFR; this is translated from the coding sequence GTGCAGATCGGTGTGAACGTTCCGAACTTCGGGCCCGGCACCTCGCCGGACGTGCTGCGGGACTGGGCGCGGACGGTCGAGGGCCTCGGCTTCGACCTGCTGATGGTGTCCGACCACGTGGCCGTGACGCCGGACGTGGCCGAGCAGTACCCGGCCCCGTTCTACGAGCCGTTCACCGCGCTGGCGTGGCTGGCCGGCGTGACGTCGCGGATCCGGCTCGGCACCACCGTGCTGGTGCTGCCGTACCGGCACCCGTTGCTGGTGGCGCGGATGGCGGCGAACGTGAACGAGCTGTCCGGCGGTCGGTTCGTGCTCGGCGTGGGCGTGGGGTGGGCCCGGCAGGAGTACGAGGCGCTGGGCGTGCCCTTCGCCCAACGCGGCCGGTTGACCGACGAGGGGCTGCGGGTGGTCCGGGACGCGTGGCGGGACGAGTCGGACTACCGGGCCGGCCGGATCCCGATCTGGGTGGGCGGGCACTCCGACGCGGCGCTGCGGCGGGCCGTCCGGCTCGGGGACGCGTGGCACAGCCTGCGCCTCACCCCCTCGGCGTACCGGGAGGCGCTGGAGCGGTTGAAGGTCATCGCGGAGGCGGAGGGGAAACCGTTGCCCGCGTTGACGCCTCGCGTGCTGCTGCACCTCACGCCCGACGAGCTGGGGCCGGAGCGGCGGTTGGGCGAGGGTAGCGTCGCGCAGGTCCTGGGCGACCTGGCGGAGCTGCGGGCGTCGGGCGCCGAGGCCGTGGTGCTGGACCCGTTCGTCGGGGATCCACAGGAGACAGTCCACCCGGAAGTCGCGTGGCAGGCGTTGGCCACGGTGCGAAAGGAGTTCCGATGA
- a CDS encoding Lrp/AsnC family transcriptional regulator, whose protein sequence is MTGNLDPTDWAILAELQRDGRIALSELGRRVNLSASATTERVRRLESAGVITGYRAEVDLAKVGYAVLAVVRLKYPGNRHEPLHALLADRPEILECLRTTGDDCYTLKVAATSMPHLERVVNDLTGFGSTTTNIVYSQTLPYRGVSAT, encoded by the coding sequence ATGACCGGGAACCTCGATCCGACCGACTGGGCGATCCTCGCCGAGCTGCAGCGCGACGGCCGGATCGCGCTCAGCGAGCTGGGGCGCCGGGTCAACCTCAGCGCCTCGGCGACCACCGAACGGGTCCGCAGGCTGGAGTCCGCCGGTGTGATCACCGGCTACCGGGCCGAGGTCGACCTGGCCAAGGTCGGCTACGCCGTGCTCGCCGTCGTCCGCCTGAAGTACCCCGGCAACCGGCACGAGCCGCTGCACGCGCTGCTGGCCGACCGCCCCGAGATCCTGGAGTGCCTGCGCACCACCGGCGACGACTGCTACACGCTGAAGGTCGCCGCCACCTCCATGCCGCACCTGGAGCGGGTGGTCAACGACCTGACCGGCTTCGGCAGCACGACCACGAACATCGTCTACAGCCAGACCCTGCCGTACCGGGGTGTGTCGGCGACGTAG
- a CDS encoding alpha/beta hydrolase family protein, whose protein sequence is MSLRSPLSRRVVVLAAVVALTTSGTVAQAAENPYERGPAPSTASIEATRGPFATDQATVSSLSVRGFGGGTIYYPTSTAEGTFGAVAVAPGYTASQSSLSWLGPRLASQGFVIFIIDTNSRYDQPASRGDQLLAALDYLTTSSTVRSRIDSSRLGVMGHSMGGGGALEATKDRPSLQASIPLTAWNTTKTWSTVQTPTLVVGAEDDSVAAVSTHSERFYTGLPSTLDKAYLELAGASHFAPNSANTTIAKYSIAWLKRFVDNDTRYEQFLCPAPRAAAISEYRDTCPHS, encoded by the coding sequence ATGTCCCTGAGGTCTCCCCTGTCCCGCCGCGTCGTCGTCCTCGCCGCGGTGGTCGCCCTCACCACGTCCGGCACGGTGGCCCAGGCCGCCGAGAACCCCTACGAACGCGGCCCCGCGCCGAGCACCGCGAGCATCGAGGCCACCCGCGGGCCGTTCGCCACCGACCAGGCGACGGTGTCCTCGCTGAGCGTGCGCGGCTTCGGCGGCGGCACGATCTACTACCCGACCAGCACCGCCGAGGGCACGTTCGGCGCGGTCGCGGTGGCGCCCGGCTACACGGCCTCGCAGTCCAGCCTGTCGTGGCTCGGGCCGCGCCTGGCCTCGCAGGGCTTCGTCATCTTCATCATCGACACGAACTCCCGGTACGACCAGCCCGCCTCGCGCGGCGACCAGCTGCTGGCGGCGTTGGACTACCTGACGACGAGCAGCACCGTGCGGTCGCGCATCGACTCGTCGCGCCTGGGCGTGATGGGCCACTCGATGGGCGGCGGTGGCGCGCTGGAGGCCACCAAGGACCGGCCGAGCCTGCAGGCCTCGATCCCGCTGACCGCGTGGAACACCACCAAGACGTGGTCGACGGTGCAGACGCCGACCCTGGTCGTCGGCGCGGAGGACGACTCGGTGGCCGCCGTCTCGACGCACTCCGAGCGGTTCTACACCGGCCTCCCGTCCACCTTGGACAAGGCCTACCTGGAGCTGGCGGGCGCGAGCCACTTCGCGCCGAACAGCGCCAACACGACGATCGCGAAGTACAGCATCGCGTGGCTCAAGCGGTTCGTCGACAACGACACCCGCTACGAGCAGTTCCTGTGCCCCGCGCCCCGCGCCGCGGCCATCTCCGAGTACCGGGACACCTGCCCGCACTCCTGA
- a CDS encoding glycoside hydrolase family 3 protein, whose product MSRRHLSAALAAVLAAGLLTGGAAASPARQPVVGEPRTEHGCARIEERLPELTQWPRVESRVKSNPSDERRVRRILAGMTLAEKVGQMTQPEIGAITPDEVREYGIGSVLNGGGSWPNRDKHAAPEAWLALADAYWDASKASRTGLPAIWGIDAVHGNNNVYGATVFPHNIGLGAAHDPCLIRDIGKATAEQIRATGQDWAFAPTLAVPLDDRWGRTYEGFSEDPRITRAYGYEATRGLQGNSRSRVGVLATAKHFIGDGGTVGGKDQGVNPASEAEMINVHGQGYYGALAAGAQTVMVSFNSWTNDSGVDEGKLHGSKLAVNDILKGKMGFDGLVVSDWNGIGQVAGCTNSSCPQAINAGIDVVMVPNEWKAFIANTVAQVENGQIPLARIDDAVTRILRVKLRSGVLDGERPSRRHHAGSTAALEARELAREAVRESQVLLKNDNRVLPLSPRSKVLVVGKSADSMQNQTGGWTLTWQGTGNTNADFPGGTTVLGGLKEALGERNVVFSETGDVDPAGFDAVIAVLGETPYAEGVGDIGKRSLEAAKLYPNDLAVLDKVSGKGTPVVTVYLSGRPLHVNKELNRSDAFVAAWLPGTEGAGVADLLIRGKHTYPGFTGELSFSWPRSACQTPLDAGGDPLFKPGYGLRSWQTGNLGRLDETSPEAGCSGNGGGGTATEDLEVHVRTDVAPYRSYIGSPDNWGGTELGPDGEAAHSSITVVPADVNVQGDAMKTTWTGTGPGQVYLQDPAGGSDLRGYLNANAALVFDVIVHQAPAARTVVSTHCQYPCFAEVDATGLFTSLPTGVKSTVKIPISCFAEGGLDLENVNTPFLVYTEGAFQASFANVRWAPKAAADPDARTCAGLA is encoded by the coding sequence ATGTCCCGCAGACACCTGAGCGCCGCCCTGGCCGCGGTGCTCGCCGCCGGTCTCCTCACCGGGGGCGCCGCCGCGTCACCCGCCCGCCAACCGGTCGTCGGCGAGCCGCGGACCGAGCACGGCTGCGCCCGGATCGAGGAGCGCCTCCCCGAGCTGACCCAGTGGCCGAGGGTCGAGAGCCGGGTGAAGTCGAACCCCTCCGACGAGCGCCGCGTCCGGAGGATCCTCGCCGGCATGACCCTGGCCGAGAAGGTCGGCCAGATGACCCAGCCGGAGATCGGCGCGATCACCCCGGACGAGGTGCGCGAGTACGGCATCGGCTCGGTGCTCAACGGCGGCGGCTCGTGGCCGAACCGCGACAAGCACGCCGCGCCCGAGGCGTGGCTGGCCCTGGCCGACGCCTATTGGGACGCCTCGAAGGCCAGCCGCACGGGTCTGCCCGCCATCTGGGGCATCGACGCCGTGCACGGCAACAACAACGTCTACGGCGCCACCGTCTTCCCGCACAACATCGGCCTCGGCGCGGCGCACGACCCGTGCCTGATCCGGGACATCGGCAAGGCGACCGCCGAGCAGATCCGCGCGACCGGCCAGGACTGGGCCTTCGCGCCGACCCTGGCCGTCCCCCTCGACGACCGCTGGGGCCGCACCTACGAGGGCTTCTCCGAGGACCCGCGGATCACCCGCGCGTACGGCTACGAAGCCACCCGCGGCCTTCAGGGCAACAGCCGCAGCCGCGTCGGCGTGCTCGCCACCGCCAAGCACTTCATCGGCGACGGCGGCACGGTCGGCGGCAAGGACCAGGGCGTCAACCCGGCGTCCGAGGCCGAGATGATCAACGTGCACGGCCAGGGCTACTACGGCGCGCTCGCGGCCGGCGCCCAGACCGTGATGGTGTCGTTCAACAGCTGGACCAACGACTCCGGCGTCGACGAGGGCAAGCTGCACGGCAGCAAGCTCGCGGTGAACGACATCCTCAAGGGCAAGATGGGCTTCGACGGCCTGGTCGTCTCCGACTGGAACGGCATCGGCCAGGTCGCCGGCTGCACCAACTCGTCCTGCCCCCAGGCGATCAACGCGGGCATCGACGTGGTCATGGTGCCCAACGAGTGGAAGGCGTTCATCGCCAACACGGTCGCCCAGGTCGAGAACGGCCAGATCCCCCTGGCCCGCATCGACGACGCGGTGACCCGGATCCTGCGCGTCAAGCTCCGCTCCGGTGTCCTCGACGGCGAGAGGCCGTCCCGGCGCCACCACGCCGGCTCCACCGCCGCCCTCGAAGCCCGCGAGCTGGCCCGTGAGGCGGTCCGCGAGTCCCAGGTGCTGCTCAAGAACGACAACCGCGTGCTGCCCCTCTCGCCGCGCTCGAAGGTGCTGGTCGTCGGCAAGAGCGCCGACAGCATGCAGAACCAGACCGGTGGCTGGACGCTGACCTGGCAGGGCACCGGCAACACCAACGCCGACTTCCCCGGCGGCACCACCGTCCTCGGCGGCCTCAAGGAGGCCCTCGGCGAGCGGAACGTGGTGTTCAGCGAGACCGGCGACGTCGACCCGGCCGGTTTCGACGCCGTGATTGCGGTGCTCGGCGAGACCCCGTACGCGGAGGGCGTCGGCGACATCGGCAAGCGCTCCCTGGAGGCCGCCAAGCTCTACCCGAACGACCTCGCCGTGCTCGACAAGGTCAGCGGCAAGGGCACGCCGGTCGTCACCGTCTACCTCTCCGGCCGGCCGCTGCACGTCAACAAGGAGCTGAACCGCTCCGACGCGTTCGTGGCGGCCTGGCTGCCGGGCACCGAGGGCGCCGGCGTCGCCGACCTGCTGATCCGCGGCAAGCACACCTACCCGGGCTTCACCGGCGAGCTGTCGTTCTCGTGGCCGCGCAGCGCCTGCCAGACGCCCCTGGACGCCGGCGGCGACCCGCTGTTCAAGCCCGGGTACGGCCTGCGCTCCTGGCAGACCGGCAACCTCGGCCGGCTGGACGAGACCTCGCCCGAGGCCGGCTGCTCCGGCAACGGCGGCGGCGGCACGGCCACCGAGGACCTGGAGGTCCACGTCCGCACCGACGTCGCCCCCTACCGCAGCTACATCGGCTCCCCGGACAACTGGGGCGGCACCGAGCTGGGGCCGGACGGCGAGGCGGCGCACAGCTCCATCACCGTCGTGCCCGCCGACGTCAACGTCCAGGGCGACGCCATGAAGACCACCTGGACCGGCACCGGTCCCGGCCAGGTCTACCTCCAGGACCCGGCGGGTGGCAGCGACCTGCGCGGTTACCTCAACGCGAACGCCGCGCTGGTCTTCGACGTGATCGTGCACCAGGCGCCGGCCGCGCGGACCGTCGTCAGCACGCACTGCCAGTACCCGTGCTTCGCCGAGGTCGACGCGACCGGTCTGTTCACCTCGCTGCCCACCGGCGTCAAGTCGACGGTGAAGATCCCCATCTCGTGCTTCGCCGAGGGCGGGCTCGACCTGGAGAACGTCAACACGCCGTTCCTCGTCTACACCGAGGGCGCGTTCCAGGCCTCGTTCGCCAACGTCCGCTGGGCGCCGAAGGCCGCCGCCGACCCGGACGCCAGGACGTGCGCCGGCCTGGCCTGA
- a CDS encoding NAD(P)-dependent oxidoreductase codes for MTVFGALGGVGRRVVAEARRRGHEVTAVSRRAGAGGETGDARVVADVVRLSAGRDLVISATRPADGEEGQLVEAAGALLAGVAVTGARLLVVGGAATLVTPEGHTVEQAPGFPAGLAAVARACAEQLAVCLADRAADWTYLSPPVVLEPGERTGVFRVGRDEQVGEVISIEDLAVALLDEAEAPRHRRVRFTVGY; via the coding sequence ATCACGGTGTTCGGAGCGCTCGGTGGCGTCGGCCGCCGGGTCGTGGCGGAGGCCCGGCGGAGGGGGCACGAGGTCACGGCGGTCAGCCGGCGGGCCGGCGCGGGCGGCGAGACCGGTGACGCGCGGGTGGTCGCGGACGTCGTGCGGCTCAGCGCCGGGCGCGACCTGGTGATCAGCGCCACCCGGCCGGCCGACGGGGAGGAGGGCCAGCTCGTCGAGGCCGCGGGGGCGTTGCTCGCCGGGGTCGCGGTGACCGGGGCGCGGCTGCTGGTCGTGGGAGGCGCGGCGACCCTCGTGACGCCCGAGGGGCACACGGTCGAGCAGGCGCCCGGTTTCCCCGCCGGGTTGGCCGCCGTCGCGCGGGCCTGTGCCGAGCAGTTGGCCGTCTGCCTGGCCGACCGGGCGGCGGACTGGACCTACCTGAGCCCGCCGGTGGTGTTGGAGCCCGGCGAGCGGACCGGCGTGTTCCGGGTCGGCCGGGACGAGCAGGTCGGCGAGGTGATCTCGATCGAGGACCTGGCGGTGGCGTTGCTGGACGAGGCCGAGGCGCCCCGGCACCGGCGGGTCCGGTTCACCGTCGGGTACTGA
- a CDS encoding EamA family transporter has protein sequence MTAFAPVVWGTTYYVTTEYLPPDRPLLAGLLRALPAGLLLVAVTRRLPRGDWWWRSLVLGTLNIGVFLPLLFLAAYRLPGGVAATVGAVQPLLVAGFAVVLLGQRMTTRTALAGVAGIVGVALLVLRADARLDWVGVVAALGGAVVMAAGVVLSKRWTTTAPLLAVTGWQLVAGGVVLLPVTLLVEGPPPALTAANVGGFAYLGVIGGALSYALWFRGIRLLPATRVTFLGLLSPVVATAVGWLVLSQELTASQVLGAVVVLVALVVAQREPVETKGEVRADHGVRSARWRRPPGRGGGPAEGARGHGGQPAGRRGRRDR, from the coding sequence GTGACCGCGTTCGCTCCGGTCGTGTGGGGCACGACCTACTACGTCACGACCGAGTACCTGCCCCCGGACCGGCCGCTGCTGGCCGGGTTGCTGCGGGCGCTGCCGGCCGGGCTGTTGCTGGTCGCGGTCACGCGCCGGCTGCCGCGCGGCGACTGGTGGTGGCGTTCGCTGGTGCTGGGCACGCTGAACATCGGCGTGTTCCTGCCGTTGCTGTTCCTGGCCGCGTACCGGCTGCCGGGCGGGGTGGCGGCGACCGTCGGGGCCGTGCAGCCGCTGCTGGTGGCGGGGTTCGCGGTGGTGCTGCTCGGGCAGCGGATGACGACGCGGACGGCGCTCGCCGGGGTCGCGGGGATCGTGGGTGTGGCGCTGCTGGTGCTGCGGGCGGACGCACGGCTGGACTGGGTCGGCGTGGTGGCCGCGCTGGGCGGTGCGGTGGTGATGGCGGCCGGGGTGGTGCTGAGCAAGCGGTGGACCACGACCGCGCCGCTCCTGGCGGTGACCGGGTGGCAGCTGGTGGCCGGCGGCGTGGTGCTGCTGCCGGTGACGTTGCTGGTCGAAGGGCCGCCGCCCGCGTTGACGGCGGCCAACGTGGGCGGCTTCGCGTACCTGGGGGTGATCGGCGGCGCGCTGTCCTACGCCCTGTGGTTCCGGGGCATCCGGCTGCTCCCCGCGACGCGGGTGACGTTCCTCGGGCTGCTCAGCCCGGTCGTCGCGACGGCGGTGGGGTGGCTGGTGCTGAGCCAGGAGTTGACCGCGTCGCAGGTGCTCGGCGCGGTGGTCGTGCTGGTCGCCCTCGTGGTGGCCCAACGGGAACCGGTGGAGACGAAGGGGGAAGTCCGTGCGGATCACGGTGTTCGGAGCGCTCGGTGGCGTCGGCCGCCGGGTCGTGGCGGAGGCCCGGCGGAGGGGGCACGAGGTCACGGCGGTCAGCCGGCGGGCCGGCGCGGGCGGCGAGACCGGTGA
- a CDS encoding MarR family winged helix-turn-helix transcriptional regulator, with protein sequence MADHVDLVLGQWHAQRPDLDVSPMAVIGRLSRLARLVDVELGKTFAAHDLDRASFDVLATLRRSAPPHRLTPTELMRSSMVTSGAVTQRLDRLEARGLVVRTPNEHDGRGVVVALTDAGRALIDRTLPDHLATEDRLLGALSSSERTALADTLKQLLASLGDK encoded by the coding sequence ATGGCAGACCACGTCGACCTCGTCCTCGGCCAGTGGCACGCGCAGCGCCCCGACCTCGACGTCTCGCCCATGGCGGTGATCGGCCGGCTCAGCCGCCTGGCCAGGCTGGTGGACGTCGAGCTGGGCAAGACCTTCGCCGCGCACGACCTGGACCGGGCGTCGTTCGACGTCCTCGCGACCCTGCGCCGCAGCGCGCCGCCGCACCGGCTGACCCCGACCGAGCTGATGCGCTCCTCGATGGTCACGTCCGGCGCCGTCACCCAGCGGCTCGACCGCCTCGAAGCACGCGGGCTGGTCGTCCGGACGCCGAACGAGCACGACGGCCGGGGCGTGGTCGTCGCCCTCACCGACGCCGGCCGCGCGCTGATCGACCGGACCCTGCCCGACCACCTCGCCACCGAGGACCGGCTGCTCGGCGCGCTGTCCTCGTCGGAGCGGACGGCGCTGGCCGACACCTTGAAGCAGCTGCTGGCCTCGCTCGGCGACAAGTAG